Sequence from the Candidatus Omnitrophota bacterium genome:
TGGAGCCAATTCCTTCCCCCCATTAATCCTAATTCTACCACTAAACTTACGGTGGGTAATGTGTATCCTCTTGATTACGGTGCTGGTTTCCCGCAGTATTATTACACCGGAGACATAGATTTTATTTCGGTGTTTGAAACAAATTTTCAGGAAAAAGAGATAAAAGACTTGTATGTGGGAGCTGATACCAAGAACCGGTTCGGCTTGGTCGTAAAAGAAGAGTCCGTCAACCAACCGGTCCCAACCGGTTATCCCGGGGCGGGAAATATCTTTTATTACAGGGTGCCTATAATACTGGACAATTCCGGCAAGCCAGCCAAGCCGGGTCTTAGCCTGATAGATATAAATCTTGACGGTTGGTCTGAATACTGGACGCATACAAAAGGCACGAGAAAAGATATGATGGTTACAAATTCTGATGGTGTTACAGTTTTGGGCGCTAATTGCGATCCCGAGAACTACAATTTCGAAGCAAAGACAGCGAAAGTTACAATAGAAATCCCGGCACTTGCTGCCGATGAAATAAAAACCATTTATTTCTATTACGGTAATAGCGCTACCCTCACGACAACTATCAAAAACTATAGCATAGGCAGCCCCCGTAATTTTACGGGTAAGGTAATCCATCCATATACTGATGTCGCGGCAAATAATTTTGGGGCAGGTAATTACTACACGGACAACCCAGTGGTCCAGCCTATATACGGTGTCTTCTATGACAGTGATGACGACATTAACCTATTCAGCGAGGTCGCTAACAAGCCGGCCACTACAGACATAAGATACCAGATTTCACGGGATGGGTATAACTGGTATTGGTGGGATGGTTCGGCCTGGAGCAAAACCGATATGGGCTATAGCCAGACAAATAACGCCGCCGAAATAAATTTACATCTGGCGCAGTTCCAGACAATGCAGGGCTTCTCTTCGGGCGAACTCTCCTATCGCGCCTGGCTACATTCTGATGACGGGTCCTTCACGCCTTCTCTGGACAAGGTAGCGGTGGGTCTGGTAACAGGCGAAACATACTATACCGACGCGTCCGGCATGGAAAAGATAAACGATCTCCATTCAAAGTATGTAGGCGATGACCGGTATATGCAGTATAAGGCTATACTCTATTCGCAGGGCAAAACAACGCCCGTATTAAACAGTGTTACCATAGATTATATCGAACCGGTCATAGCGGTCACTTCTCCCGCTCTGAACGAAGAGTGGCCTATCGGCAGTTCGCAGACGATAAGATGGACAGCGCCGGGCCTGGAGGATACGACAGGCGGGGTAAAGATAGAGTATTGGTCTAATAAAATCAATAATTGGGAAACGATAGCCGCCGCTGCCGAGAATGACGGTGAATATTCATGGCCTGTCAGCGACGATCCTAACCTATCATCTTATGTCAGGGTAACATCCAACGATGTTGGGGCCATTAGCGGGACATCGGGGAAATTTATTATAAAAGGCTTGATTATGACATCTCCTGTTGGAGGCGAGATCTGGGAGGCGGGCACCACTACCCATAATATAACATGGGACTCTTTTGGCACCGGCGGGTTACCGGAAAATCCACTGCTCAGGATCTTATATTCTATTGATAGCGGAGCGACATATCCGCCGTCTAACCTTATCGCCAGCAACCAGGAAGATGATGGTGTTCTTGAGTGGGCCATTCCCCCGGCGCTGCAGTCCGATAATGTCCGGGTGCGCATTGTGCTCCAGCAGAACGAGCAGGTAATAACTGAATCAAAAACGGACTTTGGGGTCGTGCCGCATCCTCAAATCACGATCGAAAGCCCTGCCGGCGGAGAAAAATGGATAGCGGGGTTAAGCTATGAAATAAATTGGAAGACGAATACCCAGCAATTCGCGCCAATATTCATATTGGAATATTCGGTTGACGGAGGCGTTACATGGCCTTACACGGTCGATCCGGTGGCAGGCGCGCAGTATCTCATCGCTGAAGTTAATTCAGGAGCCATGGCTACCCCGGCCAATCCCAATAATGATTTGATAGGAACCTATAACTGGTCGGTCCCTAATGAGGTATCTTCTAATGTAAAAGTGAGGGTCAGTGAGAAGACCGTCCCGGCCAATAGAGATACTAATATAAAAGTAATATCACCGCCATCCGAAAGTTTCGAGATAGCGGAACCATCCATAACTGTTACGGCACCCAACGGAGGCGAGGTCTGGGTTGTTGGCGACTCAAAGATGATAGAATGGCAGAATCAGGGGATTGTCGGCACTTCGTTCAGCATAAAATGGTCGCGTGATGATTTTAATTCGGTTGAGAATTCGGGTGACGTGACACCTGATGTCCCAAGTGCCTCCGGAAGTTTCCTCTGGCCGATACCTTCCGAAGTTATTCCTGCGGGAGAGACAGAGGCAATGGTAAAGATAAGGATAGTCGATAATAGCAAAGATACCCGTTATGACGATTCCCAAGAGGCGTTCAAAATTCTGGCTAATCCTAAAATTAAAATACTTTGGCCAGATGGCGGCGAGGCGCTCACGGCGGGTGTTAGATATAATATTACCTGGGAAACAACCGGAAAACTGGCGGACGACGCAAAGTATGACCTATATTACTCTACAACAGAGGTTGTTAATTGGCAGCCTCTGCAAGGTGCTACCCAGGTTGGCGTAAATAAAACTACGCATATAGGGACATTCCAGGACTTTTTTCCGCTTACCGTAACAAATCATGGCAGGATAAGAGTGGAAAGCCATAATAAGGATGCGTCAGGCAATCCGTTATATGTAGCCGAATCCGAGAATGCTTTCACCGTTAGTGAGCCTGTGATTGAATTGACTTCGCCTGCTGGCGGAGAGAGCTGGTTCGCGACAGGTGCATATGATATAACATGGAATACCATAGGTGACATTAAGAATGACAGCGTAGTCATTGAATATGCGATAGATAACGGCGCCTGGCAGACTGTATCGCCCGCTCCGGCGCCGGCCGAGATAGCGGCAAAATCTTATCAATGGCGTGTCCCCAATAATATCGGCTCTACCTTTAAGATACGCATAACCGATAACTATTGGGTGGGACAAGGGTACAATGTCACCGATACATCTACCGGTAATGTAATATCCCCAACAATAATGATAACACAGCCTACCCCGGACTATTATTGGGTAATCGGAGTACAGGGTACGGTCTCCTGGACCACGACGGGCGGTGAGACAGGCGCTATAAAGAAATTAAGGGTCCGGTGCATAGCCGATGCCTCGCATACATATATTATCGGAGAAGTTACAGATCCGGCTGTCATAGCATCCAATGCCGGCAGCCTTAACTGGACGGTCCCGGCGGATGCCCCTGATTCAAAAGGCGCGAATAAAGCCATTATAGAGATATCCGATACGGATCCTGATGGAGTCGGTGTTATCAAGACGGGGGAATTTAATATTAAAGCCCCTTCTTTCCTGATAAATGAGCCTTCTTTGAGGCCTTCCTGGAAAGTCGGGACGCCGCACACTATAAGCTGGACTGACCTCGGCAGTATTCAGTATCCCGTGAAGGTATTTTGTCGTACCAGTGGAGGCGCTACGGTCTATCTGGGGCAGGTTGATAATCCGGGGGCAGCATATTCGTGGAATGTCTTTGATAATCCCGGTGGCACAAGCATCCCAATCGGAACATCGTATATAATCCTCGAAGATTCACATACGCCTCCTATTGTCACAAAATGGGATGACCCTATCCTAAGAGAAGGCCTGTTTTACGTTGAGGCGCCGAGGATAAATGTTTCCACGCCATCCGGCGTAAAATGGACGGAAACCGATACGCAAACCATATCCTGGGCGGCCGAAGGCAAGATGATGGGCAATATAAAAGTTGAATGGTCGAAGCCTGTCGGCGGAGTGGAGCAGATCCAGAGCCCTCCGATTGCCAGTGGACTTGCGGCGGATATCACAGAGGCGCAGTGGGTTAACATTCCGCCCGAGGCGGTAGGCAGTCAGGTGCGATTAATAGTAACGGATGTGGATTCGCCGTGGGGAGTAAAAGGTTCATCCGCTCTTTTTACGGTATTCGCGATCCCTGAATTTACGTTTTTGAAGATTTGTGATCCCGCGACAGGGGAAGAAGTCGATAAGATGCGCATAGGTAACACGTATAAGATAAAATGGGACGATAACAACGGCGCTTTCAGCAATAGCCTGGAACTCGATTACTTTACCCAGGCGGAAGGATGGCGCGACATTGCAGGCGCTTCTCCTATTCCAAACCAGAAGGAATTTTTATGGAAAGTCCCTGACATCGGCATTACGCCATGCGCGAACGCACAGGTGAAAATATCCGATACTACGCCATGGCAGTCGGGAAATCCCAACGTGACTACGCTTGAATCAACCGTGCTTCCGCTCGTCCGGCCCGTTTTTGAAAACGTAATAGTCGCTAAAAACGCCTCCTCTAATGTCCATGAACAGTATATCGCATATGGTGAGAGCCCTGTCATTAAGTGGCAATCCGATGGACATATAAACGAGAATGCCGTCCGTATCCGGCTTATTACCGAAACACAGGATATAACAATCGGTTCGAACCTTGCCGATGCCGGTAGTCACGCCGGGTGGATAATGCCCGATATCCCGGTAAGCAGCCAGGCGAAGATTTTAGTAGAGGATGTTGTGGCGGATTATGGCGGCATAAAGGTCATCGATGAATCAGCAGTATTCAATATTATTACAAAGCCTGAACTTAGACTTCTTTCTCCTGATGGGGCCGAGGACTACGTTATAGATAAGGACACTATCCCGATTACATGGGAATCAAAAGGATTGACCGTTGATAATGTGAAGATAGAGATGTCCGCGAATGATTTTGAAACCGCGTATACTATCGTTGATTCGACTCCTAACGACGGGAGTTTCAACTGGTATATCATGAATGATCCCAATGTGCCCGCAGGCACCCATGTTAAGATAAGGGTCAGTATGGTCGGCAGGGAAGCGGGAGTTCGTGATGAGTCAAATAATTATTTTACAATCAGAAGCGGTTTTGACATAAGCTCGCCGTCAAAAGACATGGAAGAGGTATGGATGACGAACGAAGAAAAAGAGATACGCTGGCAGACAAGAGGGAGTATCCCCAAAGTCAGCGTCTTCTATAGTATAGACGGCGGCGCTAACTTTATCCGTATAACCGGTCCTGAAGGCATAGACAATACAGGTGTCTTTCTCTGGAAAGTACCGAATGAGCGCACGGACCAGGAGCTCCCTGCAGATCCGTCCAAAAAAGTCATCATAAGGATCGGGGAATGGGTTGCCGCGGATCCGTATATTTCAGATTTGATCAAGAATGACTCGAATACTTTCGAGATATCGTGGTATACAATAAAATTCTATATTATCGACAAGGATACGTATGATAACCTGAAGAGTCTGACCATAGAATGCAACGCGGATGCCGCGCAGAACTTCCCTGAATGGAAAGTCCTGGATTTCTCCGTAAATTCGCCCATATCGCACGAATTCCCTTACGGGACATTCTTGACAACATGGAATACCAAACCCACGGCCCAGGGCGTGCCGGACTATTTTACAAGGACAGTTGAGGTAAAAGCGGATGCCGCTACCGCCGCGAAAGGTGTAATTGTGGATATGGAGAACAGGATTTCCGCCACGATAGAATGGCATGTCCTTCTCTCTACTTCCTACATGGCGGAAACGGATAAGATGGAGATGTCTACATGGCTCGAACGCAGAGGCCGCCTTGTGGAACCAAAATTCATAGATACAAATGAAGATGGCGTGGCCGATACCATTGTAAAGGACGATTTTAAGGGGGTAACAATTTCTGTGTATGATTATGATACAGATACCCTGTTAAAACAATTTACGGCTATCCTGCCCGACGACAGAGGTGTTTACAAATTTACGTGGGACAATACCGGTTTACAGGCGGGTAAGACATATTTTGTCAAGGCCGCTTTTATCTATGGCGAGAATACATATACTTCAGGCTCATCGCTTGAAGTAACACAGGCAAAGAAACAACTGGAAGCGGCCCAACAGCTCGATACAATAGAGTCCCAGACAACAGTAATACAGGCGCAGACAACGGCCATACAGACCGCGGTAGAGCAGACGCTTCCGCAGAAGATCACCGAAGCGACGGGCGCTATAGAGAAGAAGGTAGACGCTACGAAGGAAGAGCTGAAGAAAGATACAGCCAGGATAATGACGGCCACGGAACAGACTATTCCCGCGCAGATCACGGAAAAAGTGGAGTCCGTTTTAAGGTCGGAGATCTTAAATAGGGAAAGCACGGTGCGCCTGGGTCAGAAACTCATGGTTCGATACCGGACTTATGCCGGGTTAGCTCCTGTAATGGACGTGTATAATCCATATAATTTGCTTGTGATATCCCAGGCTCCGATGGTTGAAGTCGCGGGTTCGCCGGGTATCTATGAATATGAGATATTAATGGCGTACGGTTGGAATGTGGGCGACTATACGATAGTATGTTCCGAGCCAACTAAGGGCACCATGGATGCCTTGCTTATATCCGTGATCAGGACAGACTTGGAAGAAGTCGCCAGCCAGGTAGCCACAATCATGGGAACGACCACAAGCCTGTCCAACCTTAAAGACGTGGCGGATACATTAAACAGTCAATTTAGTATCATAGAATCGGCGCTCGGCAAAATAAGTACCGACCTGGTGGATAAGGTGAAAGAGGTCGCGTCCAGCGCCAATGACATCGAATCGGTATATAGCCAGCTTGTAAATATAGGTAAAGAGCTTAAGACCCTCGGCGCCAACCAGGATGTGAATTTGAGTAAACTGCTCGAGGTCTCCAAAGAGAAGAGCCAGGATATCAAATATCTTAAGAATAAAACGCAGCAATTGAAAGCCGCCATGGAAATTAATACCAAGATGGTGGATAATATAGCTCATAAGCCCGTTACGCAGACATGGTTCGAATATAAATAGGAAAAATATCTAACCAGGTTAGATACTCAGGTAACCTGCCATATCTAACCTGGTTAGATATTATAGGAGAGTGATATGAAGCGGATATTGTGCCTGGCGATTTTTTTATTGAGTCTATCTATTTTAGTTTCAAATTCCTGTGCGGGTATCGTCCTCAAAGTCATGGCGGCAAATCCTTCAAAAACAGAAAAACAGACGGTTACCGTAAAGGCGTATCTTCCAAAAGAAGTTAAGCCTGAAGATGTCGTTGACAAGGGGGACCTTGAAATAGCGTATGATAATCAGCAGGGCTCTTATTATGTTTACGGCGAGTACCAGCTCGATCCGGGGCAGACGCTTGACCGGGATGTAGAGATGCACGATATCTGGCAGGTGCCGGCCCAGGAGATAGAGTCGATAAGAAGCGAAGCCGACAAGACGTCTAAATTATTGGAGAATACGGATTTTCGCGACAGAATGGCTTTTTTAAAACAGAGCATAGAATCGAAACTAAAAGAGATCGAGGACAGGCAGAGAGTTCCCGCCGCGAACCCCGAACGCCATATATCGAATTACAGGGACAATGTTAAGCTTATGGAGTCCGTTAAAGCGGACCTCGTTGTATTAAGAAGCCTGCTCGCGCAGGCCAAGGGCCTTCCCGCAACCGCTGTGTGGAGGCTCATTCTTATCATAATAATATTTCTGGGCATAATAGGCACGGGCTCATACCTTATATGGCAAAGACAGATGAAGTTAGTGGATATCTCTACTCCGTCGGAAAAAAAGAAAGAGGATGAGGCGGAACCGAAAGATAAAAAGGCGGAAGCCGGTGACGATCAGCTGGAAGCGGCCGAGAATATAGAGAAATTGTTGCGCGGAGACAAAAAGTGAGACAAATCGTCATTGCAAGGCCCCTTTGGTCGCTCGTAATGACGATTTTTATTTTATGTGGTTATGCCTGTGCGGAAAGTTTTGAGGGATCATTATGGGAAGTAAAAAAGAGCAACCATTTCGCGGTATATTATAAAGATTCGGAATCCAACGATTATGTAAACGAGGTATTAAAATACGCGGAAAAATATTATGAGGATATGACGGAGCAGCTCGGATTCCGCCGATTTGAATTCTGGACATGGGAAAAACAATGCAAAATATATATCTATCCGACAGCTAAGGAGTATCATGATTCTACCGGCCAGCCTGAATGGTCGGGAGCGGCCGCATATATAAAGGAAAGAGCGATAAAGACTTTTGTCCGCAGGGAGGAGTTTCTCGAGACCATATTGCCGCATGAAATGGCCCATCTGATATTCAGGGAATTTATAGGATATAAGACGGATATACCTTTGTGGCTTGATGAAGGAATATCATCCCTTCAGGAAGAGAAGAACAGGAAGTCGCACCTTCTTATAGCGAAAGTTTTGGTTAAATCGCATGTATTCATACCTCTTCCAAAATTGACAAGGATAGTAAAAGAAGGGCTTGTAATGCCCGGTGTATTTTACGCGGAAGCGGCAAGCGTGATAGAGTTTCTTTTGGAAAAATACGGCAAGGAAAAATTTGTTGATTATTGCCGCGTGTTAAGAGATAATAAGAATTGGGAAGCGGCTCTCAAGACGGTGTATGGATTCAAAGACCTCTCCGAGATGAATGATGGATGGCTTAAATTCCTATCGGAGAAGAGGATAGATACCAATCAATAGATGAAGGTGTATATAAATACGGTTTTTGACGAGATATATTCCCGCGAAGCCAAAGAAGTTGTGCTGCCCGGCGACGAGGGCGAGCTTTCAATAATGGATTTTCACCAGCCAATAATATGCCGCCTTGTAAAAGGCAGCATAAAAGTATTTTCTCCCCAAAAAAAAGATATAATTCACATAGTAGACGGTGTAGCGCACATGGAAGGCAATGTCCTTAAAATAATGGCG
This genomic interval carries:
- a CDS encoding DUF2341 domain-containing protein — encoded protein: MKTNLIAKRAFSGFVVTCFMLFSSLYIWAAYSQWTDSNWAPTSTYVYKTAAINTSGPGLKIDPEVVPVTDSAASDFLKGTKGPNVMIAGSPDASLELAPTVDPFPATLGQWGELPSIPAPGVYTRYMRMGDYIYCIFASGDGRQFGRIKISDMSDPAKFPKWEFLEPLPVGVSAGTAVTNDGEYIYVLRGSGSKEVYFYLPPEITDPDPGDTKFPFLSPGPGEWKKFGTDTIRLTQAANVGADIAHTGSPLSTKNGYLYVLSGGDSSIYSRYDPNGILSNLWGGRAGLTGILVNSGASLSVKPGDNYIYASIPNTNNIRKYTITDNVWATNMPPLPVDTAGHSPSFTRGARIYYPGSGEYLYACGISETYVGPYYTTKTNRGFYRFGPITGTPAWTRLDDLPAQLSEYGFVIYDPDIGTASEGTRLHLVSGKNYTRPWEYSVTNSKWNTLSQAPLRKNGMALISPGPGSDYLYYVPADTTNNFFRYTISRNRWEELKSLPDNIGSAGNRITYLNGYVYCLQGNNNSGFWRYDVSQAPGADSWDISLPPFPLTAGGGSGIVGVRSGGNDYIYALRASGTNTFYRYGVTSQAWEPMANALNVFSGNGMVYPGYQESDGYTYIYASSDGGSGNFYRYGPIEEDVDGNGDGVIGQWQARAPTLFGNGAGFMGIGAHLYYVGEGKIRASLKSGTSQNLVYYIDTNIWELKEPLPFYDGISALTSDETSIYALYGYSDGGFARFDLAGQSWNEPVVSRHGSIAGNAVSDKDKNIYFAYGYTWYNTGMDAWHIWVYSPSLRRWTGLMRCPFWIAKGTKAAYLQGKNALFITKGSGSTKLYKYDVSSGQWSDCNPGDRFYANTQVCAGYTENGTMEAVYAVGGPSGNTLYMYSPDADSWTSLITGLQVSTKQSNVMAYVNGKIYVIALGTGDLYAFDGTSWEPKGKIGGANPVSTDEGCALFNKSGSNYLYCIPSSPSDLFLRYDTTAQTWSQLKSLPAIPSPLQQFTSIAATSIVDTGEDWLYAYNATWGENFIRYHTVKDTWDTSKFLPSAPRSGSAMCGYNGYIYYISGDASGTFYRYDIAGDAWDSLSSSPQIFSNSGVSMAVSTYSGERAIYVTGGENQTGFYRYDIPANTWTTLSSPGTFGAGNALTAVGGYIYALKGGGTVLWKYNIATGTWDATAYTVPSVGSGGSIVYPGSGDWAYILLGNNTPTLYKYHCTAGNSVKIRDCPVNVREAQSKMVYPGFGNYMYYLQGISFSTTDDSSVFLRYSMTADSWEELIPTSFTSKTPAALACADGTNFYIFQSPYSRLSSYKAFSIGEYVSDMKEVGNHDGWGNVSWDANGLQMMDIRARSGNDANLNDAVEWRLAPSIQNPVDLDALSSMRVADRYFQYRVVLATDKLSETPQLQSINFDYERYGYTTQEIISRVFDSGRANNRIMSIKWSETLPVGTDIRFQMRTASTAAGLTDINTPPWLGPGGTQVFNYPFDSAVSYEKDDHIKLDETAGVARLYKDLEDHPYSHALTLYNKTATDLTNQIVSVHIPSSYEHFWQHIRPDGADVRFHDGASKISYLTSSFDFANKAAWFNIRATVPAGGSKTIYMVYGNGQPVSESDVSLRDYSSFTTHPTLRAWWDFEDDTHNTYADDTGSVDGVNNKLNFQPVPPTVSPERISTGIFGSKAVSLDGVRDYMVTDLSPNFTYTGGSKTLSFWIRPKPDPDGGRIISVVNPYNIIIMFENPNTGKLNIRVGNGDIDNVFSRSTSKALPFDNAWHHVALVLSPDKTVKVYMDGQVTDTWSQAVTSWSQFLPPINPNSTTKLTVGNVYPLDYGAGFPQYYYTGDIDFISVFETNFQEKEIKDLYVGADTKNRFGLVVKEESVNQPVPTGYPGAGNIFYYRVPIILDNSGKPAKPGLSLIDINLDGWSEYWTHTKGTRKDMMVTNSDGVTVLGANCDPENYNFEAKTAKVTIEIPALAADEIKTIYFYYGNSATLTTTIKNYSIGSPRNFTGKVIHPYTDVAANNFGAGNYYTDNPVVQPIYGVFYDSDDDINLFSEVANKPATTDIRYQISRDGYNWYWWDGSAWSKTDMGYSQTNNAAEINLHLAQFQTMQGFSSGELSYRAWLHSDDGSFTPSLDKVAVGLVTGETYYTDASGMEKINDLHSKYVGDDRYMQYKAILYSQGKTTPVLNSVTIDYIEPVIAVTSPALNEEWPIGSSQTIRWTAPGLEDTTGGVKIEYWSNKINNWETIAAAAENDGEYSWPVSDDPNLSSYVRVTSNDVGAISGTSGKFIIKGLIMTSPVGGEIWEAGTTTHNITWDSFGTGGLPENPLLRILYSIDSGATYPPSNLIASNQEDDGVLEWAIPPALQSDNVRVRIVLQQNEQVITESKTDFGVVPHPQITIESPAGGEKWIAGLSYEINWKTNTQQFAPIFILEYSVDGGVTWPYTVDPVAGAQYLIAEVNSGAMATPANPNNDLIGTYNWSVPNEVSSNVKVRVSEKTVPANRDTNIKVISPPSESFEIAEPSITVTAPNGGEVWVVGDSKMIEWQNQGIVGTSFSIKWSRDDFNSVENSGDVTPDVPSASGSFLWPIPSEVIPAGETEAMVKIRIVDNSKDTRYDDSQEAFKILANPKIKILWPDGGEALTAGVRYNITWETTGKLADDAKYDLYYSTTEVVNWQPLQGATQVGVNKTTHIGTFQDFFPLTVTNHGRIRVESHNKDASGNPLYVAESENAFTVSEPVIELTSPAGGESWFATGAYDITWNTIGDIKNDSVVIEYAIDNGAWQTVSPAPAPAEIAAKSYQWRVPNNIGSTFKIRITDNYWVGQGYNVTDTSTGNVISPTIMITQPTPDYYWVIGVQGTVSWTTTGGETGAIKKLRVRCIADASHTYIIGEVTDPAVIASNAGSLNWTVPADAPDSKGANKAIIEISDTDPDGVGVIKTGEFNIKAPSFLINEPSLRPSWKVGTPHTISWTDLGSIQYPVKVFCRTSGGATVYLGQVDNPGAAYSWNVFDNPGGTSIPIGTSYIILEDSHTPPIVTKWDDPILREGLFYVEAPRINVSTPSGVKWTETDTQTISWAAEGKMMGNIKVEWSKPVGGVEQIQSPPIASGLAADITEAQWVNIPPEAVGSQVRLIVTDVDSPWGVKGSSALFTVFAIPEFTFLKICDPATGEEVDKMRIGNTYKIKWDDNNGAFSNSLELDYFTQAEGWRDIAGASPIPNQKEFLWKVPDIGITPCANAQVKISDTTPWQSGNPNVTTLESTVLPLVRPVFENVIVAKNASSNVHEQYIAYGESPVIKWQSDGHINENAVRIRLITETQDITIGSNLADAGSHAGWIMPDIPVSSQAKILVEDVVADYGGIKVIDESAVFNIITKPELRLLSPDGAEDYVIDKDTIPITWESKGLTVDNVKIEMSANDFETAYTIVDSTPNDGSFNWYIMNDPNVPAGTHVKIRVSMVGREAGVRDESNNYFTIRSGFDISSPSKDMEEVWMTNEEKEIRWQTRGSIPKVSVFYSIDGGANFIRITGPEGIDNTGVFLWKVPNERTDQELPADPSKKVIIRIGEWVAADPYISDLIKNDSNTFEISWYTIKFYIIDKDTYDNLKSLTIECNADAAQNFPEWKVLDFSVNSPISHEFPYGTFLTTWNTKPTAQGVPDYFTRTVEVKADAATAAKGVIVDMENRISATIEWHVLLSTSYMAETDKMEMSTWLERRGRLVEPKFIDTNEDGVADTIVKDDFKGVTISVYDYDTDTLLKQFTAILPDDRGVYKFTWDNTGLQAGKTYFVKAAFIYGENTYTSGSSLEVTQAKKQLEAAQQLDTIESQTTVIQAQTTAIQTAVEQTLPQKITEATGAIEKKVDATKEELKKDTARIMTATEQTIPAQITEKVESVLRSEILNRESTVRLGQKLMVRYRTYAGLAPVMDVYNPYNLLVISQAPMVEVAGSPGIYEYEILMAYGWNVGDYTIVCSEPTKGTMDALLISVIRTDLEEVASQVATIMGTTTSLSNLKDVADTLNSQFSIIESALGKISTDLVDKVKEVASSANDIESVYSQLVNIGKELKTLGANQDVNLSKLLEVSKEKSQDIKYLKNKTQQLKAAMEINTKMVDNIAHKPVTQTWFEYK
- a CDS encoding peptidase MA family metallohydrolase, encoding MTIFILCGYACAESFEGSLWEVKKSNHFAVYYKDSESNDYVNEVLKYAEKYYEDMTEQLGFRRFEFWTWEKQCKIYIYPTAKEYHDSTGQPEWSGAAAYIKERAIKTFVRREEFLETILPHEMAHLIFREFIGYKTDIPLWLDEGISSLQEEKNRKSHLLIAKVLVKSHVFIPLPKLTRIVKEGLVMPGVFYAEAASVIEFLLEKYGKEKFVDYCRVLRDNKNWEAALKTVYGFKDLSEMNDGWLKFLSEKRIDTNQ